From Sporosarcina sp. Te-1, the proteins below share one genomic window:
- a CDS encoding ribonuclease HI family protein has translation MIELYVDGASAGNPGKSGIGIFLKGEGHSLKISEPIEPTNNHTAEFLALLRGMEEASKLTSGIVSARSDSKIVVSAVENQFVKNELHKDYLARILKIAETFDYFFIKWIPDSENRAADELARQAIQR, from the coding sequence ATGATTGAATTGTATGTGGATGGAGCGAGTGCCGGTAACCCTGGAAAAAGCGGAATTGGAATTTTTCTCAAGGGAGAAGGGCATTCTCTCAAGATTTCCGAGCCGATTGAACCGACGAACAATCATACAGCCGAATTCCTGGCGCTCCTGCGCGGAATGGAAGAAGCTTCCAAGCTGACGTCGGGAATCGTCTCGGCCCGTTCCGATTCAAAAATTGTCGTGTCGGCTGTCGAAAACCAATTTGTCAAAAATGAATTGCATAAAGACTACTTAGCACGCATCTTGAAGATTGCGGAGACCTTTGATTATTTTTTCATTAAATGGATTCCCGATAGTGAAAATCGGGCAGCCGATGAGCTGGCACGCCAGGCCATCCAACGGTAG
- a CDS encoding HD domain-containing protein: MEQLLLKCEQKVHRIYEEFDASHDFDHIERVMRNAKAICQTIPEADTIIVQLAVLLHDIDDPKYRTADSQTPKDLLTSIGADFETIQRVIDAIDSVSFSGGQSKELKSIEGAIVRDADRLDAIGAIGIARTFAFGGAKGRKLYDKTETARLSMTEEEYRTKETASVTHFYEKLLLLKELMVTEEGKRLAEERHAFMVEFLAQLDREVGLEL; encoded by the coding sequence ATGGAACAATTACTACTAAAATGCGAACAAAAGGTACATAGGATTTATGAGGAATTCGATGCAAGCCATGACTTTGATCATATTGAACGGGTGATGAGAAATGCGAAAGCGATCTGTCAGACGATTCCCGAAGCGGATACGATTATTGTTCAGCTAGCTGTACTTTTGCACGATATAGATGATCCGAAATACAGAACGGCTGATTCACAGACACCAAAGGATCTGTTAACAAGCATAGGGGCAGATTTCGAGACAATTCAACGGGTCATTGATGCGATTGACAGTGTTTCATTCAGCGGCGGCCAATCAAAAGAACTGAAGTCGATTGAAGGGGCAATCGTCCGGGACGCGGACCGACTTGATGCAATTGGAGCTATCGGCATCGCTCGGACGTTTGCCTTTGGTGGAGCGAAGGGGCGCAAGCTATATGATAAAACGGAAACAGCGCGCCTATCCATGACGGAAGAGGAATACAGGACAAAAGAGACCGCCTCCGTCACTCATTTCTATGAGAAGCTGCTCCTGTTGAAGGAATTGATGGTTACGGAAGAAGGGAAGCGGCTGGCGGAGGAGAGACATGCTTTTATGGTGGAGTTTCTTGCGCAGCTTGATCGGGAAGTAGGTTTAGAGCTATAG
- a CDS encoding zinc-finger domain-containing protein, whose amino-acid sequence MNKLTVMTEINEMLDTYCEGCFIKKQLAKDCGKTGAHQFCIQTCTIGEQLRFLGNEMNKYTE is encoded by the coding sequence ATGAATAAATTAACCGTCATGACCGAGATAAATGAAATGCTGGATACGTATTGTGAAGGCTGTTTCATCAAAAAACAGCTTGCGAAAGATTGCGGAAAGACCGGTGCACACCAGTTTTGCATCCAAACTTGCACAATCGGGGAACAACTTCGGTTCCTTGGAAATGAAATGAATAAATACACAGAATAA
- a CDS encoding metallophosphoesterase, whose protein sequence is MRYAVVGDIHSSTNDLEAVLKQVAEVAPDAKLIGTGDLFECTISKKNITDYKYNQMQDVMLLPEGFRELLTFPTIRGNQEERIVFITKNDDPLRDELERLPEIMQIGDAVVIHGHQWHYGDNPWQKLSPEWRLVFFGHTHRSEIFRNGQPECIRFGDEYEVGKERVIVNVGSVIENREWVLYDEENAVIRFMKA, encoded by the coding sequence TTGCGTTATGCAGTTGTAGGCGATATTCACTCCTCGACAAACGACTTAGAAGCTGTTTTAAAGCAAGTGGCGGAAGTTGCACCAGATGCCAAATTGATCGGTACGGGAGATTTATTTGAATGTACGATCAGCAAGAAGAATATAACCGATTATAAATACAATCAAATGCAAGACGTCATGCTTTTGCCAGAAGGCTTTCGAGAGTTATTGACCTTCCCAACCATCCGGGGAAATCAAGAAGAACGGATTGTGTTCATCACAAAAAACGATGACCCATTACGCGATGAGTTGGAACGTCTTCCGGAGATCATGCAAATTGGGGATGCAGTTGTCATACACGGCCATCAATGGCATTATGGGGACAATCCATGGCAGAAGCTCTCTCCTGAGTGGAGACTCGTCTTTTTCGGCCATACCCACCGCTCGGAAATCTTTCGTAACGGCCAGCCAGAATGTATTCGGTTCGGGGACGAATATGAAGTTGGCAAGGAGCGGGTCATCGTCAATGTCGGATCGGTCATCGAAAACAGGGAATGGGTTTTGTATGACGAGGAAAACGCTGTAATTCGTTTTATGAAAGCATAA
- a CDS encoding DUF4083 family protein — MYTLFFLLLIVLYFVSFVLFIKSRSRNQRTQLHQSQKIEQKLDQIIALLKENKKEQK; from the coding sequence ATGTACACGTTATTTTTTCTTTTGCTTATCGTTTTGTATTTCGTTTCTTTTGTACTCTTTATTAAATCGAGATCTAGAAATCAAAGAACTCAACTCCACCAGTCTCAAAAAATCGAACAAAAATTAGATCAAATCATTGCTTTGCTGAAAGAAAATAAGAAAGAACAAAAGTAG
- a CDS encoding sulfurtransferase — protein sequence MTAVFVTGESLKGQDVKWIDTRFSLQDSPQGRTDYEAGHMSGAIHWDLEEDLSDMTKPSGRHPLPDKKDLKELFRRSGLMLDDHIIVYDNGGSPFAARAWWILQYAGFNNASICLDGYEALVGAGFPADQAIPQPNRTDVEPKWQEDIFASKDFVKETVNGQTGYTMLDARSAPRYRGEIEPIDPVAGHIPGALNFDWEQLKQNGIFNLQSDVKDQLTGVVKADRPIIAYCGSGVTATPLYAMLKQNGYEDVRLYVGSYSDWITTETVDKEVK from the coding sequence ATGACAGCAGTATTTGTGACAGGAGAGAGCTTAAAAGGTCAAGATGTGAAATGGATCGATACACGATTCTCCTTGCAGGATTCTCCTCAAGGGCGCACGGACTATGAAGCGGGACACATGAGTGGCGCGATCCATTGGGATTTGGAAGAGGATCTATCGGATATGACCAAGCCGTCTGGCAGGCATCCACTGCCCGATAAAAAAGACCTGAAAGAGTTATTCCGCAGGTCCGGGCTAATGCTGGACGATCACATCATTGTGTATGATAACGGCGGGAGTCCATTTGCTGCCAGAGCTTGGTGGATCCTCCAATATGCTGGTTTCAACAATGCTTCCATCTGTTTAGATGGATATGAGGCGCTGGTGGGAGCCGGCTTCCCGGCAGATCAGGCAATCCCGCAGCCAAACCGAACAGATGTAGAGCCGAAATGGCAAGAGGATATATTTGCTTCAAAGGATTTTGTGAAAGAGACAGTGAATGGACAAACGGGCTATACAATGCTGGATGCCCGTTCAGCCCCAAGATATCGAGGGGAAATAGAACCCATCGATCCAGTGGCGGGCCATATTCCAGGAGCGTTAAATTTCGATTGGGAACAGTTGAAGCAGAACGGGATATTCAATTTGCAGTCGGATGTGAAAGACCAGCTTACAGGGGTGGTGAAAGCGGACCGTCCGATTATCGCCTATTGTGGAAGCGGTGTTACCGCAACGCCTCTCTATGCCATGCTTAAGCAGAACGGCTATGAGGATGTTCGGCTCTATGTGGGAAGTTATAGCGACTGGATCACGACAGAGACGGTCGACAAAGAGGTGAAGTAA
- a CDS encoding tetratricopeptide repeat protein has product MEIYEQFNCLLLDDKLDEILELLHEFKNSRRLMTDEMGWVYWNISDANAVQRKYQMVYENHVKFVEWGKAELFPDRLHWFVSDATQALTLSLGDYFEEWFNWYLYACQHSTRTAENRGIRFESHRAAIGSLLKLKKLTQIEIPFSHMCGLLQEDHDWENHTFAAFTYYTLLLEKVFMLDEQELLNDVSLRIRELLEQEVKGMLHSSTAESQSYTALGSWLDLNTSRQAKGSMTVLLYNLGCTYHAIGKYEESIEMFRIALDNNSTVTNYGLALYLSSIWNVGGTSREVIDVFNTYSSDGTAINDLFRYAPDLSSIVTF; this is encoded by the coding sequence TTGGAAATTTACGAGCAATTTAACTGTTTGCTGCTAGACGATAAGTTAGACGAGATACTTGAGTTACTGCATGAGTTCAAGAATTCCAGAAGGTTAATGACAGATGAAATGGGCTGGGTGTATTGGAATATTTCCGACGCCAATGCAGTTCAGAGAAAATACCAGATGGTTTATGAAAATCACGTAAAATTTGTTGAATGGGGAAAGGCGGAGTTATTTCCTGATCGGCTCCATTGGTTTGTATCAGATGCGACGCAAGCTTTGACTCTTTCATTAGGGGACTATTTCGAGGAATGGTTTAATTGGTATTTATATGCCTGTCAACATTCTACACGAACCGCCGAAAACAGGGGAATTCGGTTTGAAAGTCATCGGGCTGCCATCGGGTCGCTTCTAAAGCTGAAAAAACTTACTCAAATTGAAATTCCATTCAGCCATATGTGCGGATTGTTGCAAGAGGATCACGACTGGGAAAATCACACCTTTGCTGCATTCACTTATTACACTCTCTTATTAGAGAAAGTATTTATGTTGGATGAACAGGAACTGCTAAATGATGTGTCTCTAAGGATTCGAGAGTTGCTTGAACAAGAAGTAAAGGGGATGCTTCATTCAAGTACAGCGGAAAGCCAAAGCTATACGGCTTTAGGAAGTTGGTTAGATTTGAACACCTCGCGCCAGGCGAAAGGCTCCATGACGGTCCTCCTGTACAACTTGGGATGCACATACCATGCAATTGGCAAGTATGAAGAGAGCATTGAAATGTTTCGGATTGCTCTGGACAACAACTCAACTGTTACAAATTACGGATTGGCGTTATACCTCTCTTCCATCTGGAATGTTGGTGGAACAAGTCGAGAGGTGATCGATGTATTTAATACCTATTCATCTGACGGCACAGCAATCAATGATTTATTTCGATACGCTCCTGATTTAAGCAGCATCGTTACTTTTTAG
- a CDS encoding cold-shock protein codes for MYQGKVKWFSNEKGYGFIETDSGEDVFVHYTGIVAEGFKTLDEGQSVSFEIIEGNRGPQAANVLKIEE; via the coding sequence ATGTACCAAGGTAAAGTAAAATGGTTCAGCAATGAAAAAGGGTATGGTTTTATCGAAACGGATTCAGGAGAAGACGTGTTTGTCCACTATACAGGTATAGTTGCGGAAGGTTTTAAAACCTTGGATGAAGGACAATCTGTTTCTTTCGAGATCATTGAAGGGAATAGAGGACCTCAAGCGGCGAATGTCTTAAAAATCGAAGAATGA